A region of the Rhodothermales bacterium genome:
AGCTCGAGGTGCGCCTCATTCGGCCCGGTTCTTTCTGCCCCTACGATGTAATACAGATCCTGCTCGTTCACTTCCTTCTTCCTGTCGGCAAGCTCGACAAAGCGTTTGTAGACCGCTTCCCTCTCTTCCTCCGCTATCTGAAGACCCAGCTTGTCCAGTCGGCTGAAAAGCCCGTGGCGACCCGAGTGGCGACCGAGCCGAATCGCCTCGATCGATTGGCCTACGTCTTCCGCTCGCATGATCTCATACGTGTCGCGCCGCTTAAGCACTCCGTCCTGGTGAATGCCCGCCTCATGGCTGAACGCGTTTCGACCCACAACCGCCTTGTTCGGCTGAACCGAAAATCCAGTGAACGTCGATACCATTTTGCTGGTCGCGGTGAGTAGGCGCGTATCGATACCGGTATGCAAACCGAATCGATCCTCACGAACACGCAGCGCCATGGCAATTTCTTCAAGGGCCGCATTGCCGGCACGCTCGCCGATACCGTTGAGCGTACACTCGATCTGACGGGCGCCCGCGAGTGCTCCTGAAAGCGAGTTGGCGACCGCCAGGCCGAGATCGTCGTGACAGTGCGTGGAGAGAACCACGTGCTCCGGAATCGTGCAGCGGCGACGCAGCGCCTCAAACAGTGCTGCATACTCTGACGGGATGCAGTAGCCGGTCGTGTCCGGAATATTGATCGTCGTCGCACCCGCGTCTATCGCCGCCTGTACGACCTCAGTCAGGTAGTCTATTCCCGATCGTCCGGCATCTTCGGCGCTGAACTCCACATCGTCCGTGAACGTGAGCGCATACTGAACGGCCTCCGTTGCCATGCGCTTGACCGTAGCTCTCTTCTCCTCAAGCGTCTTTCCATAACGATCATCGCCGAACTTGCTCTGAAGATGGATGTCGCTCGTGGCGATGAACGTGTGGATCCGGGTTCGATGACCACCATCGAGTGCCTCGCCGGCCTTCCTGATGTCCTTCGTCGTCGCCCGGGCCAGACCACAGATCGTCGGACCCTCGACCTCATGTGCAATGCGTTGGACTGCATCGAATTGCGCGGGCGACGAAATCGGGAAGCCGGCTTCGATGACATCCACCCCGAGCCTGGCGAGCTGATGGGCGAGTTCCACCTTCTCCGGTATCGTCATGGATGCCCCCGGAGCCTGTTCGCCGTCTCGCAGCGTTGTGTCAAAAATGATAACGCGGTCTGGATCTTTGATAGTCATCTCAGTCATGCTGTTCATAGGTGTGAGTACAGTTGCTCGGCGAGCAAAACCTGATCGTCCGGAAGTGAGTCGCCGGCGACCTGCCGCGCCACTGCCGCGCCCATCTGCCTGGTTGTGACGAGGTGCGCACCCGGCTTCGCCATGTCCGCCGTGCGAAGTCCGGCTGCAAGCGACGCTGCTACTGCGATTTGAACAGCAGCCGATGCATCGGATTCGTGCAACGAGTCCAGCATCATGACCACACTCAGGATTGCAGCAAGTGGATTCGCCTTCCCCGTCCCGACTATGTCTGGTGCACTCCCGTGCACAGGTTCGAACAGCCCGGTTGTGCCGCCGAGACTGGCGGACGGCAGCATGCCCAGTGAGCCCGGCAGCGTGCCCGCCAGATCCGACAGAATGTCACCGAACATATTCCCCGT
Encoded here:
- a CDS encoding 2-isopropylmalate synthase; amino-acid sequence: MTIKDPDRVIIFDTTLRDGEQAPGASMTIPEKVELAHQLARLGVDVIEAGFPISSPAQFDAVQRIAHEVEGPTICGLARATTKDIRKAGEALDGGHRTRIHTFIATSDIHLQSKFGDDRYGKTLEEKRATVKRMATEAVQYALTFTDDVEFSAEDAGRSGIDYLTEVVQAAIDAGATTINIPDTTGYCIPSEYAALFEALRRRCTIPEHVVLSTHCHDDLGLAVANSLSGALAGARQIECTLNGIGERAGNAALEEIAMALRVREDRFGLHTGIDTRLLTATSKMVSTFTGFSVQPNKAVVGRNAFSHEAGIHQDGVLKRRDTYEIMRAEDVGQSIEAIRLGRHSGRHGLFSRLDKLGLQIAEEEREAVYKRFVELADRKKEVNEQDLYYIVGAERTGPNEAHLELEHFEVASKSTGAPEAAVRVRHMRTGEVKESFATGDGPVDALFS